ggggaggatgggcgggggggtggtggggggggaggatgggcgggggggtggtgggggggggaggatggggggggtggggggaggatgggggggtggggggggggatgggcgggggggtggtggtggggggaatggGCGGGGGgtggaatgggtgggggagtgggggcggggggtggaatgggtgggggggtggtggcggggggggtggtggggggggaatgggtgggggggtggtgggggggggaaatgggtggggggtgtggggggggggaatgggtgggggggaatgggtgggggggaatgggtggggggggaatgggtggggggtggtggggggggtggtgggggaattggtggggggtggtgggggggaatgggggggggtggtggggggggaatgggggggggaatgggtggggggggaatgggtgggggggtggtgggggggggtggtggggaattggtggggggggaatgggtggggggggaggatgggcgggggggtggtgggggggggaggatgggggggtggggggggatgggcgggggggtggtgggggggggaatgggcgGGGGgtggaatgggtgggggggggtggtggcggggggtggtggggggggaatgggtgggggggtggtgggggggggaatgggtgggggggggtgggggggggaatgggtgggggggtggtggggggggggtggtgggggaattggtgggggggggtggtgggggggtggtgtggggggaatggggggggaatgggtgggggggaatgggtgggggggtggtggggggggaatgggtggggggggtggtgggggggggtggggatgggtgggggtggtggggggaatgggtgggggggtggtgggggggtggtgggggggaatgggtggggggtggtggggggaatgggtgggggggtggtggggggggtggggggtggtggggtggtggggggggggaatgggtgggggggtggtggggggggtggggggtggtgggggtggtgggggggggaatgggtgggggggatggggggggatgggtgggggggatgggtggggatgggtggggggggatgggtggggggggatgggtggggggatgggtgggggtggtggggtggtgggggatgggtggggggggatgggttggggtggtgggggatgggtggggggggatgggtgggggtggtggggtggtgggggatgggtgggtgggggggatgggtgggggtggtggggtggtggggatgggtggggggatgggtgggggtggtgggggtggtgggggatgggtggggggggtgggggggggatgggtgggggggggtgatgggtggggggggtgggggggatgggtggggggggtggggggggatgggtgggggggggtggggggggggatgggtgggggggtgggggggggggatgggtgggggaatgggggggggatgggtggggggggtggggggggggggatgggtgggggaatgggtggggggtggtgggggtgaatgggtgggggggtggtgggggtgaatgggtgggggggtgggggggtggtggggggggggaatgggtgggggggtggtgggggggaatgggtgggggggtgggggggtggtggggggggggaatgggtgggggggtggtgggggggaatgggtgggggggtgggggggtggtgggggggggatgggtggggggtggggggggggatgggtgggggggtggtgggggggaatgggtggggggggtggtgggggggtggtgggggggtggtgggggggaatgggtgggggggtggtggggggtgggtgggggggtgggggggtggtgggggggtggtgggggggtggtggggggggtggggggggtgggtgggggggggtgtggggggtgggggggggggtggggggggtggtggggggggtggggggggtggggggggtgggggagggggtggggggtggtgggggggggtggggcaggggggtggagggggggtgggggaggggggtggaggggggtgggggtggggggttgggggggtgggggaggggggttggggtggggtggggggtagtgggtagtgggtgggtgggttggggggtggggggctggtGGTGGGTTGGGGGTGATGGGTCGTGGTGCATGTAGACATTCTAAGTTTAAAGAGAACTGAAAGTTCAGTTGTGGTACAAGAGCAACTCTCAACTGGAAAAGAATTTAATGAGCATCTACTAGGAAGGTGGCCTCAACTACATTTCTTGAAACCAACTGTTGAAAATAATTTGTCTTCTCAACTAGTCAGCAATAACCTAAACTATTTCCTATACACATTGGGAGCTTCTCCTGTTAAATTTTGTCTCAGTAAATCTGAGTTTGTGTCCAATGTGAATGTTACGCTGATAATAGATCTGGTTTACCCATCTCCCGAATAAATTCATTCCCGACACACGTCCAAACAAAGAttgtggagagaaaggaagagaatcTTGGTCATTTGCAAATACAGTGGTCACAATCATAGAACTTGCTCTGGGCTTGGGGTGCTAGTTCCTAATATGGTGTTTTGGGTGTGGAATCTGTCGCTCCAATTTATTTaaaggctggaactttttccTGCAGATAACTAGTAATGGTGAATAAAGAGCAAAGTGACAAACAGCAAGTGGTCAAATCAGACTATAATCCTAGCGATGGCTCCCAAGGAAGTTCACGCAGTTCAACTCCTGGCCCTGACTCTGACCGACTCCACGAAAAGATGCTTCGACGTATTGAATCAGGAGACAAATGGTTCTCCTTGGAGTTCTTCCCTCCTCGAACTTCAAGTGGTGCTGTTAATCTGATCTCCAGGTGAGCCTTCTGGCACAGAGCAGCAATCAATGACTGGGTGTACAGAAGCCATGTGCAATGGTGGAGTTGTTGGGTTCTGTGACTGGATAAATTGGATTGCATGAGGAATTAACCAGCGTCTTAAAGTGGAGGGGCGGAAGTGAGAAAATAATTTACAAAGTAGATATTCTCCCAAACTGGATCTTGCATTGTTCTGTTGTTTGGTCTTGGCTAATCTCTGTAAACCTAGCCTTCACATTGGTGGTAAATGGAATCCTCCCCTGTTATTTCTATATGCCCGTTTTTGTTTGCTGGGAAcagcagtatttttttaaaatcattcacaggatgtgggcttcactggctggtccagcatttatcacccatctcaagttgcctttgagaaggtggaagTGAGATGCCTTAAAGTTGCTGCAATTCATATTGGTAGAcacacaatgccgttagggagagAATCCCACGGTTTTCCACTGATTCAgtaacccagcaacactgaaggaatggtgatatggtatgaatgctgagtggcttggaggggaacggtgcaggtggtggtgttcccatttatccgttctagatggaagtgttcatggATTTGAATTTGCCTATCTAACTGGATTATTATGTAGACACACTATCAAAGGCATCACTCATAAATTAAGAACTGTTAAATCTGGAGCAGGTTTACTTTGGTGCAGCCTGTGGTGGTGCTGGAGTGGCTGCCTCATTGGAGCAGCCAGAACTGGCCAACTGTATCACTAGTTGGTGACCAATACTCCTCCCAATGCAAATATCCAGACAGACAATCAGTCTATATACTAGGTTAAATGCAACAACCAAAGCTGAAACATAAGTTCATCAGCCATAGAGATATGCAACACAAAGGAAAAGCTCTAAGGTTGGAGATATACAGTGGAATGTTTCAGAAAGAACACTGATGTCCTCAAATAAGTGTGGACAGAATCAACTTAAATGTCAGAACGAGACTCATTTGGTttcaacttctgtttctttccaaaatgcaccaaaCACAAATGGCTACCTGGTTTAATCAGAATGTTCAAACCTGTCATGTGCTGTGATTGTGGCTAGTTTAACATCTTGAAGACATGTTTTGGGTTTTCTTTTATCTCCAATCAAAAGTCTCTCTGCTGAAAGTCACGCCCCAGCCTAGACCCAGTACCACTGTGGCTTTTCTTGAGTGATGGCTCTTGCTTCATTATATGTTGTTCTCTCTTTTATCAAATTACAAACTTCACACATGTATTGGTGGGCATGTCACTGATAAAACTGGAGCTCACCTTTAGTTGCTGGAGTAGAGTTGGGAGTGTTTTCTCTTGATTCCTCTCTAACCCGGATACTGAAGCCAGCTGCGGTATTCTGCACTAAAACTCAGATACAAATTGGTTACAGCAATGATGCATCATTTGTATGACTCCCTGTTTTAAACTTAATGGATCACTGGAGAATCCAAACTTGGAACTTGATCATTTGTACTTTGAGATGTCTTGTTACAATCTGCTGACCATGGCCTTTGTTTGGATTAGGTTTGATCATATGGCTGTTGGTGGACCACTCTTCATTGATGTAACCTGGCATCCTGCTGGGGACCCTGGCTCTGACAAAGAGACTTCCTCTATGATGATAGCTAGTACAGCGGCAAATTACTGTGGTCTGGAGACTTTGCTGCACATAACCTGTTGTAACCAAACCGAGGATCAGCTCTCACAGCACCTACACAAGGCTCGGAATCTTGGTCTGAAGAATATACTTGCGCTCCGTGGTGGTGAGATATTGATCAGTGTTCTGTTTATGCTTTTCTCTTCCAAGATTAGGGATGTTTTTGGTTGATTTCCTGAATTCATGTGAGTGAATTCACACCACCCTATCGCTGACCTTAGTTCTAACATTTATAGTGTATACACACAGAAGAGAAAGCcatccagcaagttctgtttgaCATATTGCAAGATCacccaaatttttttttattagcaaCATGCCTGGAGCTATGAAGAGCTCAAAATTTAAACCTGAAGTTGTATTCCTACTGAGCTGCCTTGGGTTCAATAGTTACATGCTCCCAACAGGTACTGTGTTAGCAGTTGTCCCAGATTTCCTCAACAGCTTCGTGAATatggaaaatttattttgtttcacaCCGAGCTCAAAGATTTCCCATCAAAACCAGCAAGCAACTCTGGCCAGCTATAAAATCATTCAACTAATTTCTGTATCTTGGATTGCTCATAGTGTTTTAGCACAAAGTGTTCTGATTCAGGTTATATTCACCAATGGGACAATACCAAGATGGATCTTTGAAAAATATCAATAACTTTTCAAATAAGGCAAAGCAAAGATTAAGGAACAGTAACATTTATGAGGGCTTGGGTAGTCCATGCCACTGCTCTGTCAGATTTTCAACAGGATGTCCTGCTATGACTAAATGGATGTCTAAAATAACATGGGAGAGAGGGGGCAAAGATACATAGTTTGCCTCTACCCCATCAACAACCTTAGGTACTCTCACCTTGCTGTTTATAATATTATAGTAAAAGACAGTTGGGTACAAGAGTTGAGAAAGAAACAATAAACCTCCCCAATTCTCAACTTGCTGCCCCACAGTATGCAACATTCAAATTATCCAATTTTTTCTACACTTCTCCACTAGTCAAAATAAGGCCAGGGAGACAAGAGTGAGATGATAGAAAGTGGTTGTTGTTCAATGGTTTGATGGAATGTATACGCCTTTACTAGAATTTGTTTGTCTGCAGATCCCATGGGTGATGAGTGGAAGATTGAAGAAAAAGGATTCAATTACGCCAGTGATTTGGTCAAGCATATTCGCTCAGAGTTCCATGATTACTTTGATATCTGTGTTGCTGGTAATTTCAATTTTGCACACCAAGTTTCTTAGTGTTCCATTCTCTTTACTTTAAACCAGGTTGATTTAAATGTTACTTCCTTGCAGGTTACCCAACAGGACACCCAGAATGCAACAGTTATGAGGATGACCTCATACACCTGAAGGCAAAGATAGATGCTGGTGCAGACTTTATTATCACTCAACTCTTCTTCAAACCTGAAACCTTCATtacatttttcaaggactgtcGTGCAATGGGAATTACTTGTCCTATTCTGCCAGGAATCTTCCCCATTCAGGTATGTACAAACAGAGGCCTGGAGACATCCAGGATTCCAGGTAAGAATTTGACATATCTTCTGGCATAGGCCTTACGTTAAGCAATAATTTAACGTTTCCTGCAGGAGTGCAACTTTTTCTTTCCCACTCCGTAAATTGGTACAATTCAGATTGTTGATCTCATTCTCATCTTCCCTTTATCCTGTGGCAGGGGTATCACTCATTGCGACAGCTGGTCAAGCTTTCCAAACTCCAAGTGCCACAGGAAATCAAAGATGTAATTGAACCAATCAAAGATAATGATGATGCCATTAGGAATTATGGTATTGACTTGGCCACTGACATGTGCAAGGTTCTGTTGGAATCAGGTTTGGTGCCAGGGCTCCATTTCTATACCCTGAATCGAGAGGTGGCAACTGTGGAGATTCTGAAACGACTGCGGCTCTGGAATGAGGACCCTAGGTAGGTTTCACTAGATAAGATAAATAACATTTCAGTTCACTTGACTTGGATTAGAAGAAATGTAATGATACTATCCAAATTCTGGATGTACCTGCCCTTTCCTTTGACTTTTCATTAATTTGTGTTCTGGTACATGACATGACTTCAatttcagaaaagggagaggggacaGCATAACTAATGTTATTGTGCTCTCAAGTCCAGTATCAGCTGTTTGACCGTATCCTAGCTCTGTCCGTTTTTTTTTCAGTATgttgtcatgggagcagatgtgttCAACACCCTAACtttctctttccccaccctccagGCGTGCCTTGCCATGGATTACCAGTGCCAATCCAAAGCGAAAGGTTGAGGATGTTCGTCCAATATTCTGGGCTTCAAGGCAGAAGAGTTACATCTACAGAACTCAGGATTGGGATGAATTTCCCAATGGAAGATGGTAGAATAACTTAAATCATGATTATTTAAGACTGTGAACAATTGTGTTAAGGTGCCATATCTCAACAATTAATCACAAGTAAAATTACTTTTGTAAATATTTGGCCTGACAGTCATGCTGGCAGCTGAGCTTTGttactgtattgtgtgtgtgatATCCATCTCAATTGTGGGAAAACACCCATAAGTATAATTCTTAATTCAGTCCTTCCAAACTCAGTTATGTCTGGAGCGAGAATTTGAGCTACATAACATCAGATTGCAGTGCTGGGATGAATCTGGAATGTTCCAATAGGAAATGAGCTAAACTGTGGTTTATTTTCTCTTGTGCACTGGGTCTATACAGTAAAATATTACCCACCGAAACATGAGAGTTTATTTAATTTTCTGCTTCCCTAAAGAAGGCAAACAATATGTGGTAGGTAACTACATGTAACATTTAAGTTGAACAATTATAGCAAGACCACCGAGGATAAGTTGGTGTCTATATTGTGTGATTTTATATTTGTTGTTTTAGGGGGAACTCATCATCTCCTGCATTTGGTGAGCTGAATGATTATTATCTCTTCTATCTGAAGAATGACTGCCCCAAAGAGGAGCTGCTGAAGATGTGGGGGGAGGAGCTAGTAGATGAGAAAAGTGTCTTTGATGTTTTCACAGCGTATATCACTGGGGAATCCAACAGCCGTGGGGAAAAGGTAATGGACTGCTGTTATCAAATCAAACTATTGTTAAGAAATTGCTCTGTTATTTATTGTAACTAATTCGTAAGAGTTGAGTTTTAAATTCAGTAGTAGTTTATGGAAATTTAACATTAACTTAATGTCATTTCATACTAATTTCTTACTCTCCCAATTGTTTACACAAGCTGCTAGCAGATGAAATTGGAGGATAATGGAGTTTTGAGGCTTCTaattttcaactttttaaaaattggtggCTTTGCTGAAAATTGTCAGTTTTCATGCACTCTTGCTGTTTTTATATTATACATATGGAGTTGTCAAAGTCCAAGACTGCAAGCCCTTGGGGTCTATACCCTGTTTTCATATCATTGACCTGGTCAGTATTTCAGACAAATGCACAATTTAATGAACACAATCTGGCGTTAACAGTTGCCCGCCACGTCAACATACCACTGTGTTCCTTGGTCAACCTTTCTGCCTTgtgcttgctgcagtgctccgtCAAGGTTCAGTGCAAgcttgaagaacagcatctcatttacTGCTAGGGGACCTGGCAACCTTGAGAATTCAATATCGAGCTCAGTAGGTTTAGGGCCTGAACACCACCTTTACCCACCCCCACAGCCTAGGCCTCATGATTACATGAGCtgcttttagcacagccaacccatttttatGTATTTATTGTACCCATTTTCACATATTTACGGTACCCATTGGCAgcatttctttctccctggcatGCCATCTGCCCAACTGACTTTCTTGCCCTCTCACCcatttacccccccccccccctgccttCAGTACGTATACAACCTATTCTAGTTGTTCtactgaagggtcactggacttgaaatgttgactttgctttctttctacagatgctggcagatctgctgagtttgttcagcaatttctggttttgtttctggagtgattttttttttgtttcccaaaGCAGAGTGCATCAGTGTACAGCAGTGGTAATATATAGTATATAGCAGGGATGGTCAATTAATGTTGGCCTGCCAGCagtgctcacatcccatgaaagaataataaaaaagGAACTCTTAGTGACTTCAGGTTTGTGTATTCTCAGGTGACCTGTCTGCCCTGGAATGACGAACCTTTGGCACAAGAAACATCTCTGATGAAAGAAGAACTGGAGAAAGTGAATCGGATGGGAATTCTCACAATAAACTCCCAGCCTAACATCAATGCTCGTCCATCAACTGACCCCATTGTGGGCTGGGGACCAGAGGGAGGCTTTGTTTTTCAGAAGGTATGTGTAAAGAGAATATTAGGAGCGTAAAGGTATGCTACTATTGGTTTAGAAATTGCTGGTTTGGAATCAGGGCAAAcattagggcggcatggtggctcagtggttagcactgcagtctcagcaccagagacctgggttcaaatccacccttgggtgactgcctgtgtggagtttgcacattctccccgtgtctgcgtgggtttcctccgggtgctctggtttcctcccacagtccaaaaatgtgcaggctgggttgattggtcatgcaaaattgcccatagtattcaggggtatgtgggttatagggggatgggtctgggtgggatatatcaaggggtggtgtagatttgttgggccaaaggtcctgtttccacactgtagggaatctaatctaaaaagagACTCTGAGTAAGCCTATGTCTTTACTCTGTAGCTCAATCCTACTTTTCATTTTACAGGCTTACCTTGAGTTTTTTACCTCTTCTGAAAATATACCTACTCTACTTAAAGTTCTAAAGAATTACAAAACACGCGTGAACTACCAGATTGTAAATGTGAAGGTAAGGACAAAATAGTCATGGGTAGCACCACAAGTTTTGCAGTAAAGGCTATAACTTAATAATTGTTACTTTAAGAAGAAAACTGAAgagatccacccccccccccccaccccaatccatCTATCGACTGTTCATTGATTTCTCATTCATTTGCAGGTTATTAAGTCTTTGCTGATACCTTTAATCAGGAAACTAAGCAGGAACTTTCTAGCTCTGGGCCAAGGGAGAGCGTACATATACTCAATATTTGAGCTCATTGGCTACAAGCTGACATAGATCCATCCTATATTGAAAAAGATGTTGCGTTTGTGGCAATACTTCCTATCCTCATTTGACTATGTAGCAACATCACAATCTTTGCTATCTACAGTGGACTAGCACATTTCCTTAGTTACATGTAACTGCTCATTTTGAACTGTGCTCCTCTGCAGTGGAAACCAGAGTGATAGGGTTATCACAAGGTGTGACCAGTGTAGAGCTCTTACTTTTGGGTATATCCCAGGGTGTATCAGCAGTGAAATGCTGTAGCATAGCACAATCTCTCCTCAATGTTCACAATCCTGCAGCTTCAGTAGACATTGGCTCTGATGGAAAAAACCTTTATGTCAGCTTTTGCTGTCTTCTACATTCTCACATGGCAAAATTTCAGGGAGTCCACAATAACTTGAA
The sequence above is a segment of the Stegostoma tigrinum isolate sSteTig4 chromosome 28, sSteTig4.hap1, whole genome shotgun sequence genome. Coding sequences within it:
- the mthfr gene encoding methylenetetrahydrofolate reductase — encoded protein: MVNKEQSDKQQVVKSDYNPSDGSQGSSRSSTPGPDSDRLHEKMLRRIESGDKWFSLEFFPPRTSSGAVNLISRFDHMAVGGPLFIDVTWHPAGDPGSDKETSSMMIASTAANYCGLETLLHITCCNQTEDQLSQHLHKARNLGLKNILALRGDPMGDEWKIEEKGFNYASDLVKHIRSEFHDYFDICVAGYPTGHPECNSYEDDLIHLKAKIDAGADFIITQLFFKPETFITFFKDCRAMGITCPILPGIFPIQGYHSLRQLVKLSKLQVPQEIKDVIEPIKDNDDAIRNYGIDLATDMCKVLLESGLVPGLHFYTLNREVATVEILKRLRLWNEDPRRALPWITSANPKRKVEDVRPIFWASRQKSYIYRTQDWDEFPNGRWGNSSSPAFGELNDYYLFYLKNDCPKEELLKMWGEELVDEKSVFDVFTAYITGESNSRGEKVTCLPWNDEPLAQETSLMKEELEKVNRMGILTINSQPNINARPSTDPIVGWGPEGGFVFQKAYLEFFTSSENIPTLLKVLKNYKTRVNYQIVNVKGENINNAFDLQPIAVTWGIFPGREIIQPTVVDPVSFMYWKDEAFALWIERWAKLYPAGSPSRQIVQDIHDTYYLVNLVDNDFPFENCLWQVVDDLFKLKASENTCGTATCDVPVEP